A segment of the Picrophilus oshimae DSM 9789 genome:
AACTTGAAAAATCAGGGATTCATATAGAGGATAAAAATAATAAAACCCAGTGGTGGATCGAATAACAAAGTAGAAATATCCATTTTGCAATGTATTTTTATGTACATTCCATCTTATAAGGAGGAGCCATTCGAATGGTATAAATCAATGAGGACGCAGCGGATAGTAAGGGAGGGCAACTCGGTTCATGTTTTTAAATACAATGACGTTGTAACAGTATTATCAAATCATAATGTATTCTCATCACAGTTCCGTGACCTGCTCGGCGATGATATTAAAAACGAGCTTGACAGCAGGGCCGCACCAAGCATCCTGATACTTGATCCACCAAGGCACACAGAGCTTAGAGGCCTTGTAAGCTCGGCCTTTACCCCAAGAAAGATAGAATCATATGATAATTACATAAGAGAACTTGCAGCGAAAATGATAGAAAATATTATAGAAAAGGGTAGATGCGATCTCGTATCAGAGATATCATATCCATTGCCTATCATGGTTATATCAAACATGCTTGGCGTTCCGGAAAAGGATCTAAAAAAATTCAAGGAATGGTCGGATGCACTTGCAACATCGCTTGGACGTGGCCCTGATTTAAGAACCCAGAGAGAGATGTCAGAATACTTTTTGAATATGATAGATAGAAATTCAAATGAAGATAATTTAATATCAAGGCTTTCAAATGTTTCAATAGATGATAAAAAACTCACGGATCAGGAGATAACTGGATTTTCAATACTATTGCTGGTTGCCGGAAACGAGACAACAACAAATTTAATAACAAACGCTTTAATTGAACTATCAAATCATCCGGATATCTATAAAGAACTTGTTGATAATAATAAAATCGCAGGTGATATTGTTGAGGAAACACTAAGATTCAGATCTCCTGTGCAGTCAACAAGAAGATATGCAAAGTATGATTATCAGATAAACGGTTTTAATATATACAAAAATGACTTTATCTTTCTTTACCTTGGTTCTGCCAACAGGGACGAGGAAATTTTTAAAGATCCGGATAATTTTAATCCGTTCCGTGAAAACAAAAGGCACATAGCTTTTGGTAATGGAATACACTTCTGCCTTGGTGCCCCTCTGGCAAGACTTGAATCAAGAATAGTTCTTGAGGAGTTTGCAAAACGCATAGAATCATTTAGCATAGAAAGATTAAATCCCGATGATAGAATAGACAGCGATATCATGTACGGCTATAAAAGAGCAATAATAAACGTAAAAAAAATTAATCAATAAATTATAAAAAAATTTTTAAATAGATTAATTATAATATAAATGTGAATGAGGGTTCAATACTAAAAAAACTTGATGCATCTCCAATAAAGAGATACCATTATTTTATAACAGCGCTTTCAGATGCGGGTTACTTTCTTGACGGCTACGATCTTCTGGTAATAGGACCGGCACTTCTTTTTATTATACCAATTTTACATATATCAGTATATATATCTGCATTGATAGGCGTTTCTACAATTATAGGCCAGCTTGTAGGCGGTGCATTCTTTGGAGTCCTGGCAGATCTAAATGGAAGAAAATCAATATACCAGTGGGACATGCTCATATTTGCAGTGTTTGCGATTTTAAGCGGTCTGTCGCAAAATGCACTGGAGCTCATCATTTTTAGGACACTTCTTGGACTTGCAATAGGTGCAGATTATGCATTAACGCTTTCAATTATAGGTGAGTACAGCCCTGTTAAAGGCCGTGGAAAGCTTCTTGGCACAGGTTTGATGTCCTGGTGGATAGGCGGTGCCTTTGCAGTCTTTCTTGGCTATTTGCTATACCCATACGGATCATTTTCATGGCGTTATCTGCTTGCCGCAGGTGCAATACCAGCAATCATCGTTTTAATATTAAGAAGGCGTGTTGAGGAGACACCAAGATTCGCTGTTGAGAAGCACAATGATGGTGAAATAAAGGACATAGAGGAAAGGATAGGCCTTGATAATGTCAGTTATGCCAATGATGCTTTAGATAATATACCTGTAAATTATCCAAAAAGGGCGTTCTTTACATTTACATCATGGTTTTTTAACGACCTTATATTCTATGGTATAGGAATATACACATCAACATTATTACTTGAACTGCATTACAGCACACACAGGGCATCGCTTTCACTCACACTTTATTTATATTTAATAGGTGTTATTGCAACAGTATTCTTTGTTTTTACAGCTGATATACTGGGCAGAAAGAAATGGCAGGAATACACATTCCTTGCCCAGGGGCTTTCACTATTAATACTTGCATTGTATGCAATAATCATAGGAAGGGCACCACCACTTCTTTTACTGTTCCCTATGTTTGCAATATTTTACTTTGCAAATGCCGGTGGTACCGGTGAGACCACTGGCATCTTTGTCAGCGAGCTGTTCCCGACAAGGATCAGGACAACGTCCATGGGTGCAGGAACGGCAATAAGCAGGGTTGGGGCCATTATATCCGCCATTGTTTTCCCAATAACAGTGAATATCTATGGGCCAATACCCATGGAGATACTATTATTTATCGTAGGGCTGCTTGGATTCTTAATAACATACTTCCTTGGAATAGAAACAAAGAATAAATCACTGGAAAGTCTTGATAGATGATAATTACATTATAAAAATTATATAAAATAAAAATCAATTTTAATGAGACCTTTTGAAATATAACTTTAATTCTTTAATTTATAATAGATTAAATTTATTAATACGTTATTTCTTTTCTACCATGAATATAAAGATTTTAAAATCAGAAAACATTGAAAAATACATAATAAATGACTATAAACCACTAATAAAATACGATGAGAACATAAAATACAATGATGCCAATGTTAAACCTGAATTTAACTTCTATGAACTCGATGGATATTCATATTTTGAAAAGAATTTCGACATAAAGGAAAGAATAATAGGTTTTGGCGAAAAGGCAAAGCATATAATCAAAAACAGGGAAAGATTGATTTTTTATAATTATGACCAGGCAGGTTATACCAGAGATTCAGATCCATTGTATGTTTCCGTTCCATTTTTTATATCAGTATCAAATAATATAACAGGATATTTTATTAATAATCCATCAAGAATAGAGATTGACATAGGCCTTAAAAATTATAACAAAATCGAGGCAAAAATAGACGATAGTGGCTTTGAACTCTTTGTTATACATGGTAATTCCATAGAGGATGTAATAAAAACATTTACTGAAATAACTGGAAGAACCTTTGTACCACCAAGATGGGCACTAGGGCACCAGATATCAAGGTATAGCTATTATCCGGATCGAACCGTAATTAATGTTGTTAAGGAATACAGGAAATACATTGATGTCTCTGCAGTTTACCTTGACATAGATTACATGGACGATTATAAAATATTTACATTTGATAAGGAAAGGTTCCCGGATATAAAAAAATTCAAGGAGGAGCTTAATGCCATGGGAACAAGGCTTATTACAATAATAGACCCGGGATTTAAAATAGATCAGCTTTATAAATATTTTATAAATGGAATTGGGAAATATGTTATAAATTCCAACAACGAGATCTATATATCAAGGCTCTGGCCTGGCAACTGTGCGTTTTTGAATTTCCTTGATGCCGATTCATACAATTACTGGAAATCATGTGTAAAGGAATTTGCTGAAAATGTTGATGGCATCTGGCTGGATATGAATGAACCTGCATTATTCAATGATGAAAGAACAATATCCGGGAGCGCACTTCACTACACAAACAATGGTTTTATAAAGCATTCAAAGATTCATAATGCATACTCACTTTTGGAGGCTAAGGCAACATACGAGGCTTTAAAAGAAATTAAAGACGAATTTTTCATACTTTCAAGATCAGGATATCCTGGAATACAGAGATATGCAGCAATATGGACAGGCGATAATAAGGCATCCGATGATGATTTAAAGCTTCAGATATCAATGATAGTATCAATGAATCTATCAGGAATAATGATATGCGGCTGCGACCTTGGGGGCTTCTTTGGTTATTCATCACCAGAACTGATCTCCAGGTATTATAAGGCCGCAATGCTGTTTCCATTCTTTAGAAATCATAAGGTAAAGGAGGGTAATGATCAGGAGATATATCTATTACCGGAAAAATACAGAAATGAAATTATCGAAACCGTTAATGAAAGGTATAAATTTATAGACTATATTTATTCAATTATAAAATTATCCTCATTGACAGGTGTGCCTGTAATAAGGCCAATTTTTTACAATGACCCATATGATGAAACGGCATATTACATAGAGGATGAATACATGCTTGGTGACGTTCTTTATGCGCCGGATATATCAGACACCGAGGTTTATCTGCCATCCGGAAGATGGATAAACATCACGACTTTTGAGGAATTCAATGGCAAATCATATATAAAAAGAGATAAAAACTCGATATTCATAAAATTAAACTCTGCTGTTATTTACGATGGTTCAATAATAATTTATGGTAATGGCGATTTTAAACTTTATTACCCGGATGAACTTTTAATAAAGGCCGGAGAAGATTCTATTATATTTTCCAGACCTGTAAAAAGCGTTATTATACCATTAAAAAAGGCAAAGGCAACAGGCGATAATATAAAATATGAGTACAATGATAAATATACAAAAATATCCGGCAATTTAAAAGAAATAAAATTTCAATAATATAATTGTTTTTTAACGATGAAATTGTTTTTATTGAATGTTTTTAATTACCACTTAATGTAATTATAATGTTTCATTAAATTTCTGTTTTTTTATTAATTCTCATGCACCTATTATTGAGTTAATGCTATTATTTGAAATTGCATTGAAGATTAAAATGTGTGAGTTCAATTTGCATGCTGCCTCGGAAAGACCGCAATCACTTAATATATTAAATGTAAGGTAGTACATATTATATAAACAAAGATGTGCATTTAAATGTTTGTAATTATTTTATATTAACTCTTAATAATTAAATTTTTTAAAACAGGACAGGTGCGGAAACAACTTTATTTTATAGATCATTATATTAAAGCATGTCCAAGATCAAATCCCTTGA
Coding sequences within it:
- a CDS encoding cytochrome P450 encodes the protein MYIPSYKEEPFEWYKSMRTQRIVREGNSVHVFKYNDVVTVLSNHNVFSSQFRDLLGDDIKNELDSRAAPSILILDPPRHTELRGLVSSAFTPRKIESYDNYIRELAAKMIENIIEKGRCDLVSEISYPLPIMVISNMLGVPEKDLKKFKEWSDALATSLGRGPDLRTQREMSEYFLNMIDRNSNEDNLISRLSNVSIDDKKLTDQEITGFSILLLVAGNETTTNLITNALIELSNHPDIYKELVDNNKIAGDIVEETLRFRSPVQSTRRYAKYDYQINGFNIYKNDFIFLYLGSANRDEEIFKDPDNFNPFRENKRHIAFGNGIHFCLGAPLARLESRIVLEEFAKRIESFSIERLNPDDRIDSDIMYGYKRAIINVKKINQ
- a CDS encoding MFS transporter produces the protein MNEGSILKKLDASPIKRYHYFITALSDAGYFLDGYDLLVIGPALLFIIPILHISVYISALIGVSTIIGQLVGGAFFGVLADLNGRKSIYQWDMLIFAVFAILSGLSQNALELIIFRTLLGLAIGADYALTLSIIGEYSPVKGRGKLLGTGLMSWWIGGAFAVFLGYLLYPYGSFSWRYLLAAGAIPAIIVLILRRRVEETPRFAVEKHNDGEIKDIEERIGLDNVSYANDALDNIPVNYPKRAFFTFTSWFFNDLIFYGIGIYTSTLLLELHYSTHRASLSLTLYLYLIGVIATVFFVFTADILGRKKWQEYTFLAQGLSLLILALYAIIIGRAPPLLLLFPMFAIFYFANAGGTGETTGIFVSELFPTRIRTTSMGAGTAISRVGAIISAIVFPITVNIYGPIPMEILLFIVGLLGFLITYFLGIETKNKSLESLDR
- the malA gene encoding alpha-glucosidase MalA; this translates as MNIKILKSENIEKYIINDYKPLIKYDENIKYNDANVKPEFNFYELDGYSYFEKNFDIKERIIGFGEKAKHIIKNRERLIFYNYDQAGYTRDSDPLYVSVPFFISVSNNITGYFINNPSRIEIDIGLKNYNKIEAKIDDSGFELFVIHGNSIEDVIKTFTEITGRTFVPPRWALGHQISRYSYYPDRTVINVVKEYRKYIDVSAVYLDIDYMDDYKIFTFDKERFPDIKKFKEELNAMGTRLITIIDPGFKIDQLYKYFINGIGKYVINSNNEIYISRLWPGNCAFLNFLDADSYNYWKSCVKEFAENVDGIWLDMNEPALFNDERTISGSALHYTNNGFIKHSKIHNAYSLLEAKATYEALKEIKDEFFILSRSGYPGIQRYAAIWTGDNKASDDDLKLQISMIVSMNLSGIMICGCDLGGFFGYSSPELISRYYKAAMLFPFFRNHKVKEGNDQEIYLLPEKYRNEIIETVNERYKFIDYIYSIIKLSSLTGVPVIRPIFYNDPYDETAYYIEDEYMLGDVLYAPDISDTEVYLPSGRWINITTFEEFNGKSYIKRDKNSIFIKLNSAVIYDGSIIIYGNGDFKLYYPDELLIKAGEDSIIFSRPVKSVIIPLKKAKATGDNIKYEYNDKYTKISGNLKEIKFQ